The genomic segment TGAAATTTTGTCGGGTTAAGACCGGAAAGAGTAAGTTCCGTTTGACTTTTCTGAGCGCAGGAAGCTAACATTAATGTAGCTATTCCGGCAATAAGAATGTGATTCTTCATGGTGTTATTTAATTTGAAAATTAGATTCTTATCTTATTTCGGGTGTAAAAGTAACACTTTTATTTGGTGTAATATATACACTTTTGTATGTTATGTAACATAAAAGAAAAAAAACAGCTTTGAAATTGGTGTATCTCAAAGCTGTTTCAATGTGTGGAAGAACACTTATTTTACTTTTTTACCCCAATATGTCTTATGGTTACTTCCGTAAGCGGCATAGACAATGGTAGGTGTTCTGGGACTGGCTTCCCAGTCAACTTCCCGTTGCAGGTAAAGGTCTATTCCATTTGCTGTTAAAATTTGCTGTTCTGCATCATAGCTCCATGTGCCGCCTTTCCATGTTCCTTCGGTAATGGTGTGGTCGGCGGCCAGCGTCATGGTTGCAGATTCTTTTTGAACTCCGTAAGAGTAGGACAAGTCTATGTGTTCCCAGTTTCCTATGAGCTCTTCTTCGGTAATGGCTACTTGGGGTACGGCTCCGTAGCGTTCGGGCATAACCAAAGGCCAACCGTCTTTGGTCCAACGGATGCTGCGTACATGTCCTAGCATAATAGCATTGTCCACGCTTTTGGGAAGACGTGCTTGTGAAGCGTAATACCAATTACCTTTGCCGTCGTTGAAGATGGTGCAATGTGAGAAGCCTACCCAGCCGTTGCTCTTGCCGAACTTGTACGGGTGTGTTACCACTGGCAGCATTTCCGCTCCTTCGGTGACATTGGCGCCATCGATGCCGATATAAGGGCCGGTGATGCTCTTGGAACGGCATACGCGTGTATTGTAAGGTATGTCCAGTGCGTCGTATGCTACGAACAGATAGTAGTAGCCTGTCTCGGCATTGTAGATGATTTCAGGGCCTTCGCTGGCTTGCCAACGGTTGTTGATGTCGCGGGTGGCTATCAGCTGTCCGTATTCCGCCGGAGCACTTCCTTCTGCCCAGGGTACACCTAAGTCTTGTTTAGGCATTCCTGTTTCGACATTCAACTCCATAGCAACGATGCCGCTATGCCATGAACCGTATATCAGCCAGTGGGTATTTTCAGGAGTAATGATGTAAGAGGGGTCGATGGCATTCCATTTGTAATAACAGTTGTCGTATTGGGTGCTGGGTATGTTGAAGTTCAATCCCTTGTCCGATGCGTTGGTCACTACATATCCTTTGTCCACCCAATCGCTGTTGTTGGCAGGGTTGCTGTTCTCCATCATGCCGATAAAGGCGCGTTCACTCCAGGCGGTTGCTCCGGTTCCGCCGTCCAGATAGCCGGGTACTACGATGGAGTAGTACATGCGATACAGTCCGTTTTTAACTTTCTGCACATTTGGCGCCCAGTATCCGAAGTCACTTTCTGCGGCAGTGCTTGCTTCCAATCCCATTGCTTTGCGTATCTCATTTAACTTCGGCATCA from the Bacteroides eggerthii genome contains:
- a CDS encoding arabinan endo-1,5-alpha-L-arabinosidase, coding for MKKTTFFLLSLLTVFVFTACSDGLDNIEYNRNSDVVLATPEATATGTSLSVKSSITGNLSSVVKKGFCYSVNVSNPTIKDMVVEADENFSATLSGLKINTPYYIRAYVYGNSRYTYSETFTSTIEITDINEQLKNYVAPEYEDNYASIASWSNRTQWNLANVHDPSVVLAEDGYYYMYQTDASYGNAHTGHGHFHARRSKDLVNWEYLGGTMPKLPDWVMPKLNEIRKAMGLEASTAAESDFGYWAPNVQKVKNGLYRMYYSIVVPGYLDGGTGATAWSERAFIGMMENSNPANNSDWVDKGYVVTNASDKGLNFNIPSTQYDNCYYKWNAIDPSYIITPENTHWLIYGSWHSGIVAMELNVETGMPKQDLGVPWAEGSAPAEYGQLIATRDINNRWQASEGPEIIYNAETGYYYLFVAYDALDIPYNTRVCRSKSITGPYIGIDGANVTEGAEMLPVVTHPYKFGKSNGWVGFSHCTIFNDGKGNWYYASQARLPKSVDNAIMLGHVRSIRWTKDGWPLVMPERYGAVPQVAITEEELIGNWEHIDLSYSYGVQKESATMTLAADHTITEGTWKGGTWSYDAEQQILTANGIDLYLQREVDWEASPRTPTIVYAAYGSNHKTYWGKKVK